The sequence ACGGTGGATATGCAGGGGAATTTGGGGATGGGTGAGCTAGCTTTCTGGCTCCTCCACAGTTGTCGTGCGGACCACTGAGTGATCTCATTGGAGAGCAGCTGGTTGTGATTTGACAGTCCCTCAAGCCGTACCCGCTGCTCGCTGCTGGCTCTGCACGTGCACGCAGGGCTGCAACGTGTGCTTCTGTTAGACCCTTGCAGAGGTCCTTAAAAGGAGGACTTCGGTCCACATAGCCTTTCTCTACAGACCCAGACCTATTGTTAGATTATTTCTAACCTGAGCAACTTGCGTTAGCCAAGGGACATGTCTTGGGAAATGTTTTAAGGAGGAGCCTGTCGGGTGTTTGGTGTCATGAAGCTTCTGCTCTCCAAAGAATGACGAAAAAGAAGCAGCCAGATGTTCCTGATCTCCATTGCGGAGCCGCACTGAACGTCTTACTTGGCCATCAGACACACAAAAGAAGGACACGTGTTTTGAATCAGGAAGGGCGTGAACGGGTACAGTATGATCAAGAGTGTTATATGATATTTTGCTTATAACGGCTCATACGACGCGTAACACTGACTGTTGCCCTCCGTTTTAGATACCTGCTCTCTGAGCTCTTTCATCTTCTCGGCTTTCTTCAGCTTGCTGGTGTAGTCGTCGACCTCCTGCAGCAGGCCCATGTCCTGACTCAGCCTCAGCAGGAAGCGCAGACctggacacacacatgcatacaggTCGTTCTTCTCCACATTGAGTAGCAGCCATGTTGTGTGAAAGTAGCAGGATGTTGAATTACATTCCACATTTTCAGGGAACCTGCGGTGGATTTCTTTGTATGTGTCCAGAGCTCTCTGGTAATTtcctggaaacaaaaacaacaaaagtgttATGCCAACATGATTGAATACACGGAACAGTTTTAGGGACAAGATGAGTAAATTATGAACATGCCGACAAGGCAGGCAGCCCTCACCACTTCTCCTGTAGCAGCTGGCCACCATGAGTTGCCACCTCACTTCGGTCGGCCTGGGGAACATAATAGCGTTGAAATTGTACGGAACAAAGGCAGGCGTGCATCTCGCCGCCTTGTTAACTCACTGCACAAGGATGGCTCGATCAAAGTAGTGAATGGCCTTCTCGTAGAGCTGCGTCTGCACGTAGTAGGCCGCCAGCCACTCGATCACCTCCATGTTGCAGGGGAACAGCCTGAAGGACTGCCAAggaagtgacatcatcatcttgGTCGTCAGCATAATGAAGATGCCGTCCGTACCTCGCAGTAGTAATGCAAGGCCTGCGACTTGTCCCCCTCCAGGTCGTGCAGATCGCCCAGCTTGGCCAGAGCCTTGGGGTCGTTGGGGACCACGCTGATCACCTGCATCAGCCACTCCACCGCCTGGTGGGGGTCCTCCAGGAGCTCGTAGCTGACGCAGTTaaagaggaacaaaaaaaaaaaaaaaagcccacacGGACCAAAACCAAGGCCAAAAAAtcccaatgtttttttgttttttttcctgcgtTGGAGGATACGTGTCAGCCAGCTGATACATGACCTCAGCGCTATCCCTGAGGATGGCGTGAAGCTTCAAGAAGCAGTCCAGCGCATCCTCCAGACGATTCAGCTTCTTGTACGTGAGACCTtgggaaaagagaaaaaaaatgcattttgctcTGCTCTTTGTAGAGGAACAAGAAGGTGTTCCTTTTTGGAGGTTACCCAGGTTCCGGAGGGCCTCAGTGCAGGAGGAGTCGTTCCTCAGCGCCTCTTTGAAGAACTCTGCCGCCTTGGCGTAGTCCTGCTTGACGAACTCCGTGTTGCCTTTGTTGACCAGAGCGCCGGGGTTGTAGCGGTCAGCAATCATGGCCAGGTCGGCGTAGCGCTCGGCCTGTTCGTAGTCTTTCTCCTGCAACATAACCCCAcgcagatttatttttctcaattgAAAAACTCCTCTGACaactctaaaaaaaacaaaacaaaaaaacagatgtaccaaaaaaaagagagcagaCAGGTTGGTGGATGCGGCGCTTTTCACTCTGCTGTCCTTCTTCTCAAACGTCTTTAGTATGGCCACTGCCTGTTGAACGCAGCAAAAGATGTCAGGGTGCAAAAAGTCAAGCTCGTTTTAATGTGAATTGTACGTATTTCGTACTGAGCGACACGTTCGGGCAAAAGTCCAAATGCAATGAAGGAAGCAGAAGGCACACGTACCTCTGCCTTAGGCATGCAGATGAGCGTGGGGGGGGAACAGGGTgccaaaagacagaaagaatgGAGTCAGTGAGAATGAGCAGGAAGCTGTTGCAAAGATGAAAACAGAAGCAAAACGAGGGAGACAAACATGGATCGCCTCACACGTCACAGAAGTGGCCAACTTGCTGTTTGAGCTCTCACCTGGTTGAAGTCCTTCTGCCTGAGGTAGGTGATGGCTTTGTTGATCTCCAAGTCGTTGGCCAGCTCCACGTACTGAGAGCTCTTCACCATCTCCACACACCTCCACATTGACAGGAACGTTTACTAGTCTAACACTTAACTTGACGCAATCATCTTTATGCAAGCCACACAATAAACGAAATTGACCGTTTTGGCTGTGAGTAAATAGACACAAGACAAACCAGTCAAATCCGGCGGCAAAGGAGGACTCGATGGCCGGAGCGATGAGCTTGGCGGCCGTCATCACATACTTCTCAGCACGAGCTTTCCTGTGCCGTACGATCAATGTGTGATTCATAAATAGCAACCCGCTTAATCAATGTGCTGCTTGCTTTTCTTACAGGTCTCTCTCCATTTGGTGTAGCTTGTCATTCTTGATGGCCTCCATCAACATGTTAGAGCTGATGTCATCCTGAAAGGCAGGACAGAAATTAACACAGCGAATCGAATCTTTTTGGGGCTTTTAGCGACAACAATTAGGACTCATTGGCGGgcaatcaaacacacacacacatgcatagtGTTTCCCTCACCGTAGCTGCGATGTACTTGTCTTCGTGCTGCACACGGAGGGGGACGGCAAGGAGCTTGTGGAAGGCGTTCCTCATGCCGTCGGCGTCGCGGATGGCGTAGTAGCAGAGGACCAGGTTGTAGGCGGTCCTGACGTTGGCGCTCTTGCTCATGATATGCTCAAAGGACGCCACGGCGTCCGAGTACTGGCCCAGCAGCACAAAGACGGTGCCGATGTTCTGCATGATCTTGATCCTCATCTCTTTGTAGTCGTCCGAGATGTGGTCCAGCGCCATGCGGTACAGCTTGATGGCCTTGGGGTAGTTCTTCTGCTTCACCCAAATGTTGGCCATGTTCACCTTCAGACGCCCTGAGCGCGTAACAGAGGCAAAACAAGAACATGAAATGAGTCAGGTATGGCTAGCCTACAAAGTCTCTCTTGGAATTTaacaggaagtcagccattttgatcTCAAGCAGACACATTGGGTCACAATTCTAACAATGATAGCAATCATAAAGTTCGACTCACCTGCGTTAGTGAACATCTTGTTCTTGACAATGACTTGGTAGCTGCTCAGGGCTTCTGGATACATCTCATTGTTTTCATATTGGTTAGCCAGGTTGAGCAGAACCTGACAACAAAGATGTCAACACGTTCACATCTCATTGCTTACACTAACTTGcctgatttgaaaatatgcACTTGGATGACAGTTGAGCTAAAGGATGTTACAGCATGAATAAAGTAGGAAATGTGTAGCATTGAAATTATTGGCATCAAGTAGCAACACTCACAGCGTAGGTGAGATCGATGTTGATTTGTTCTGCACTGTCAGACTGCTCCCTCTGTCTCACTAAAACTCGCTCCTTCCTCTCGGCCTCTTTGGCCTTCTCAAGAGCCTGTAAAACACACACGATGACAACTAAGAGCTTGTCCAAATGAatgctacatttttttttttttttttttaatgaaaggtTATCCTGACCAATTGTGAGTTGCCCATGCTTTGGGCCATGCAGCTCTCAGTGATCAATTCATTCACTTTCTTCTCCAAGAGCTTGATTTTCTCCTCGGGCCtaagaaaacaataacaacaaaaaaacaaatcacactAAGGTTGTTTTTAATAACAGTTAAACATTCGACTCACAAAtcctctttcttttcctccagtGCGGGCGCAGAGCCTCTAGACTGGCCAAGAGGGTCAAAAGCTGACCCTGAGCATGAAAATGGAATACATAAATCATCTTTCAGTATCAATACAAATTTATTGGTCAATATTAGACAATATTCACTAAATAAGCTCACCACGCGTTCGCGATGAGGTGAAACCAGCTGCTCTGACCGCTGACATGGGCCGAGATGCTCCATCCTGAAAGCCCCAAGAcgtgtaaaaatgtttttataaaaatgttgattCCATAAGAATATTTTCTGTAAAAAATGTATCAGGAAATAAAGTCAAAACTACCAGCACAGTTCCAGTCATGGGTCGACCGATTGAGGAGGTCATGGCCATCCGagccttcaaaacaaaaattacatCATATGATATCATCAAGATAATGACAGAAATAGCAATAAAAAACAGGACTTTCAAGGAGATATTCAAAACACTTCCCAGGTTTATTGATTTCAAGTCAACAGGAATTTTCAGATATTGGCAATGATTTATGTGACTGCTTAATTTCATACTTATGAATGGGCAGGACCTGCATGGAGCCATTTTGTATACAATGCAAATCAttataaaatatacatatatatattttttacaagACCCTCTTTAAAATCATGATCAAACACTCAAATGTCTTCAGGTCTACTTACCCCAAAGGATGAAGGTAAAGGGCGCCCTCCTGCGGCAGTGCCAGGAACTTTAGCCGTCATCTGCACAGTAGAAGACAGTGGAAGAGCTTTATAAGTCGGCTTAACATAGATACACGTAAACAGAACATACATATTGTGATGGCCTTTTCCCGCTCAACTTACGTTTAACTGTGTGAGGTGGTACTTTTGCATAATAATGGCACAAACAATGTcgtttacagtattgtactcACCGGGGGTCGTCTTCCATGACTGGTTCGAACCGCCTCTTGGAAGCCCACGTCATTATCCAGCTCCTTTAATGGTTAAAGTCATCgttattaaaatgaatttacaTTTTCGGGGATTCAACTCTTTAGCTAACTAGCCTACAAGCTATCAGGCTACGTCATGGCGCCAACCTCAGTGTCAAATGTTGGGTTGTAGTCGTTGTATCCCGAATAAATATCGTCCTCTTCTCCCGCCAGAtgcacattttccattttggcCTCCGAAAGATTGAAACGCTAGTCGGTATGGGgaaaaattaatataattgACAAAAGGGGGTTTGTTGTCAATCCCAGAGTGCAACGCGGCATGAGTGGGGCTAATTTCTGTTTTACGAGACATGATTGGACCTTAGAGCATCAATCAGCCCAAACCTTCACGCTCATTGGTCAAGCTTGGTTTCGCGTTGTTGCTATGATACAAGCGTGAGTGACAAAACCACGCTAGAATTTCTAAGGATTATTTTCAGTCTTAacctaaaattaaaaaaacctATGCGTGAAAATACTTATAACGTCAGTGCGTAAAACACGAAGATACTGGACAGTAGCATTTTGCTGTCAATGCTCCCGGGTTTACACGCGCTGTGGATGGGACACTTTCGCGGAAAACATCGCCTAGCCAATCATTGGCGAGCTTCACGCGTAATGGTCGGACACGTGACAGGTTTGCGCTTCAGCGTGATATTTTGCTCGTGTGGTCTTCATCTTAACGTTAAGTATCAGTTAATGTTGACCATTTAAGCAATTcttgtgttttaaaaataaatgtttcagaAAAAGGGGTGTTTTGAGCCTTTTGATTTGCCATAGCACGCATGTACGGACTGGACAACGTGACGTCAGAGTGGGCGGAGGGATAGATTTCACAAGGAGTCCTGCACATCTTTTTTAGaaacattaaataaacaaGCGCTTCAGACATGAAGATAATTACCATCATTGGCAGGTGAGTGAAACTTCATCTTTCTGTAGTGCATAATGGTGGGCATGTGAGCATGAACTTTTTTATCGCATAACTTGAATCTAAATTGAGTGTAGATTGTTTATGTTACAGTGGGCTGATAGGTCGGTCGTGGGCGATGGTGTTCGCGAGTGGAGGCTACAGTGTGAAAATCCACGACAACCAACCGGGACAGGCAGCCATCGCTCTGACTGAGATTAAGTTAGTAATCAAAATACATTGCACGGTTTTGACAACGTATGCAATATACGTCTCGCGAGACTTTAACTCAGTGAGAATCGATACATATACAACACTGTAAAATCTTCCTTATTAACAACATAATACAATCTATCCTAGCATATGATGAATAGAAGTCTACAATGTTTTAatttcgttttttttgttttcccccctcttAAATGCAGAGGATGAATCAGTATTTTAACCagtcttcccccccccccttaagtAATAGTACAGACACttgtgtgaaaatgaaaagtaaatttcaactttcaacaactgggggaaaaatacagtttgtatttgttggtcTGAGTAGATGAATAATTAATGGATGCCAGATGCCAATGCATTCGTCACAATTTCTGTTTCCAATCCAAATGTAGGGAGCAAAAGTTAAAACAACGAGCCACCTACCCAACGACAGATACctaaaaatgtattgcacAGCAACATCTTGTACTTTGTTGCTTGCAACCACTGCTTCTTCTGAATTACCTTTGCTACCCTGGATTACATTCTCCTCTCTGCTGGTGGCGGGATGAGTTAGTTTACCAAAGGAGCTGGAAAAACAGGAGTGGAACATTAACAAAACACACAGCCtgtgcaaaaacacacagcggCAGGCTGGCCTCACGTGATCGGCCGTTATGTTACTTTCGAGGGAAAAACAACGCGGCTGTACTAGTGGTGACTGGTGGGTTAAACTTGACAGGAAGCAGATGATGGAGCTACAGGAAGTGGGAATGCTGAGAGGGCAGCTGAGTGCCACGCAGCAGTTGGCCTTGCTCAGCAGTCATGACGACTTGCAGCAGGCTCTGCAGGGGGCCTTTTTTGTGCAGGTATTTGCCATGACCCATCATCTACTAGTTACTTATTCATAAACTGTCCTTTGAGCTCTGTGCCAATCAGAGGCTTGTTAATGAGAGACTCAATCTGCAACTACTCAGTTACCAAATTAATCAATAACAATGACGATAACCTATTTATTGTATAGCGACCttgtttaatttaatattgctCAAATTCTCAGAATTACTTTTGGGttgaaccaaaataaaatattggcaAATATCTGCTTTAAATTTAGAAAACAATGATTAACATTGACGATGACAATATTTTCTGACAGGTtagagatgtttttgttttgttttccctagGAGTGCGTGTTTGAGAATCTGAAAGTGAAGCAGAACCTCTTCCGGAACTTGGAGCGTCTGGTGGGCGAAGACGTGATCCTGAGCAGCTCCACTTCCTATTTGGTGCCCAGCGCCGTCTTCTCGTCGGTGCAAAACCGAAGCCGCTGCCTCGTCTCTCATCCGGTACGTAGCGCCAgaccaacaaaataacaattagCATTTCTCCAGTTTGAGAACGATTGCGTAAGATTTTCCTTGATACACAGCATTTACCTCCTAATTCAATGCAACAAGGTCAACCCGCCCTACTACGTCAAACTTGTGGAGCTGGTACCTCACCCGGACACGTTGGCAGCCACGGTGGACAAAACCCACGCCCTTCTGACTGAGGTAAAAACGgtaaaaaaatgggaaaataattttttattgtGACAGCATATCATACTCGCTTGTTTTGCAATCAGGTGGGTCAGGTGCCCGTCCGCCTGCGGAAAGAAATTGACGGCTTCGCCCTCAACAGAGTGCAGGCTGCCATCATTGTGGAGTCTTGGAGGCTTGTACAGGTCAGTCTGGTAATTTGTTAGCTGGATGGatgtttagaaaaataaatagtagGAATGTACAGTACTGATTTCGGGTAAATAATTTATACAAAGATGATGGATtaacaaattaataaaataaatggattgTTATGATGGATCAATGGAACGGATGAGTGGATCCTGTAATTACAGTTAAATTCGCAAGGGGGTGCCAGTGAGTCACCTTAAAGCTTTTTATTGAATGTATGGGAGAGAAATGAGGTCCTCGTGATGCACTTGCGAGTGAATCAATGTCCTCAAGAAGCACTCGTGCATGAATGTGTGCGTGCCAAATCCCAATAAATGACGAGGCTCATGAGTGTAATCTTTTTTCCAGTTGTTGAAAGTTTTTGTAACAGAGACCGCAAGTAGGAAACATGTTGTCAGCGAGCAGACGTCAGCTTTAGCAGCCGATGACAGTAGCCTTCATTTGAACACATTCCTTGAAAGCAATGCTTTTCACACATGTTGCTCTTTTGACACTTTATGGTGCCTGACAACCCACCAAAATACAGAACGAAAGGTCAGGGTGGCCTACTTTAAAAAAACTCAAGACCCGCATGCATCGCAAAATGGTTCCTCGTGAGACATCACAAAGGATTCTCTACAGTATTCAAAGGCAAGACATGCGTGAAGGGACATTTGTTCTCCACGTTTGTTACGGGTGCGTGGAAGAACAAGTCTGGAAAAAGTTTGACGTTTCTTTCAATCACATGTCAGGAAAAGAAGGGCATAtgcaaatataaatgaaaataaagtgtAAATTAATATGAAGGTTGATGAGAGTTGTTAACTTTCTGAACACTTTGGACTTGCAATCTTGTTTGTTTCCCTCAAGTGGATTCTTTGCGTAAAGTGTTTTGTTGAGTCAAGTACGCTTTTCGGTCCTTTAAGATCTTAACGAGCATGCAAAGAACACGGTCCCGAGACCGGTAGCGGTGTCCGCGATACCACGCACATAATACTaatgctgatgttttttttaacaattgaGGTGGATGTATCATTAAATTGATCAATTTAATGATTCAGTTGCAGCAGATTTAAAAGTATGTAATTTTGAGTTGCACACAATTGACTTGGAaattgatcctttttttttttttttttttaaatgacgtgTTGCCAGCCAATAGCACGGTGTGAATAATTCATCGTCTAATAGCAACCGACTCCCGCGTCACGATGGCCTCACTTCCAAGAAGTGAAGCCGGCGCTCGAGGAATGGCGGTCCTAACCTCTCACCTGACCTTAAACCGGCTCCAATATTGTTGTGTTCCCGGACTGGAATTTTGCACAGGTCAATCTTAGTGGATTGCACGCTGCgcacatttctttttgatcCAGCCGGCGTGAGGATGGCGTCCCCTCTGCACGCTATTGCGGAATTCCCGTGTAGGATCGCATGTGAGGGGCGTCTTCGCACCGGGCTGTGGAAGTTCAGGTTCCCTGCGAGGCTCCTGTTATGGGACTTAAGCCTCAGGCTTGCATTAAGTGGCAGCTGTTAAAAACGCCACTCTGATGTTAAAAGTGGACCACGTTGCCCGGAATGCACGACAGCATCAGCTCCTCGTTTTTAtccaaaagcacatttttaaatgggaGATGTCTCCTTGTTGAAAAATGGCTcatttcaattattattaaaacaaaggCCAAACTTGCCTGACTGGAATGATCTTGTCTTCTTTGGTTATGGTGGTTGTTCACCTGGATTGTTAGGCCGCAGTCACCCTTGCAAAATGTAGGACAGAGGTTTAGTCGCTTGAATGTTGTCCTGTCTGATTTGTGTGCGAGATGAAGACCGAATGGCTGCTGCGGGACAACCGTGTTACGTGCACAATGTGTCACCCACCAACCTACGCTTGGAATCTCAATCGACAAAATGCATGCAACAAAATCATCAAGTGGGCAATATAAGTGGAGATTGCTGAAAAATTGCCCCTGGCTGACCTCTTGAGCATTTAGATGAATATGCGTGGCAGACTTCATGTCATTTGGCTGCACTGGTGGCAagtgcaaatattttgaaagtggttttttttttttggcacagGCGGCGTTTTGATGTGGCCGTCACTAAGGAGCAAGTAACCCAAAACGAAAAGATCAAATGCGTGTCCTTGTTACACaacagagccccccccccctcagcgAGAGCGACCCtatgccccctcttgcccatCCGATTacatagagagagagaaggggtCCTTGAGTCAAAGCCAGCGTCGGAAAGCAGAGCATCTGAGAAAGCGGATGGTGATCATTGTGGAGGAAAAGGTTCCGCCCACCTGGCCACTTAGCCAAGATAACAGGCTCGTTGTTGAACGGTAGACTGGAACAAAGAGCGGCCTGTGAGGCCCCCCGCCGACCCTCGCGCTCCCCCCTTACCCCACCCCGTCGACCCGATTTGCTCTCAGCTTTGATTTCCTACATTGTGACAAGCTCACCTGAACTGATCCGCACACCGGACGCCACTTCATCCGCGCATGGCCGCTCTTGAAATCCTCCAGTGTGACTCCGCTCTTGACTCATCctgaacaaacacacacatggcatTAATGATTTCAACACTCTTTCTGTAGATCCCTGTCTCATGACAACAACATTCCTAGAAAATTACAATGTCCTTTAAATGGATATTAGAGGGcctattctaaaaaaaaaataggcccTCTGGCTATTTGTGTGGTCCTTGGTGACCCCTGTCCTGAACCCTCATCCCTCCATCCTGGACCCTCAGCCAGCCAGTAGAATAGAATAtcgaatagatctttattgtcattgtcacacatgtacaacagTCATCttgacattattattttcaacgTTGCTTCATACATGTGCACATTGGTGTGGTGCACAAGACTCAGCTGTCCATCTCCTTCCTCAGGATGGCATCATCTCCGTCCAGGACATCGACCTGGTGATGTCAGAGGGACTGGGAATGCGCTACGCCTTCATCGGCCCCATGGAAACCATTCACCTCAACGCACCTGAAGGTCATGCTGCACCCATTGACTTATTTTTAAGTAATTTATCTTTTACGATGAGTTGACCGTCATGCTCCGCCCACGCAagataacaaaaaaatttGTATACATGCTTCAAATGAATGGAATCGAAAGAACCCTTGGAAACGGCCAGAATGAGCCAAAGATGGCTAACCTTAACTCAAACCAAAATCCTTGCTGCCAAGTAAAACTGCGTGAAACCCAACAgcattattttgcttttgaatCTCTCGTGGACTGGCGGTCACGTGACGCTGCAGCCGTACCGAATGACCCGTCTGCTAAGCGCCAAATGATAACATGACACGTCGCTGCATACGTTACATCCTATGCGGCTTTGCCGGGAGTGAAACGGCAGGTAGATGGAGAATGTCAGCTGTGGGTGTGAAAGCCACACAGTCGCTGGGCCTGCGAGCGGGAACACTTTGGGGCCCCGACAAAGGCGTCTTTTGATGGTTGACCCACCCCGACCTCCTCAC comes from Syngnathus acus chromosome 21, fSynAcu1.2, whole genome shotgun sequence and encodes:
- the LOC119115449 gene encoding intraflagellar transport protein 88 homolog isoform X2, yielding MLLCNTFLGICRWRFNLSEAKMENVHLAGEEDDIYSGYNDYNPTFDTEELDNDVGFQEAVRTSHGRRPPMTAKVPGTAAGGRPLPSSFGARMAMTSSIGRPMTGTVLDGASRPMSAVRAAGFTSSRTRGSAFDPLGQSRGSAPALEEKKEDLPEEKIKLLEKKVNELITESCMAQSMGNSQLALEKAKEAERKERVLVRQREQSDSAEQINIDLTYAVLLNLANQYENNEMYPEALSSYQVIVKNKMFTNAGRLKVNMANIWVKQKNYPKAIKLYRMALDHISDDYKEMRIKIMQNIGTVFVLLGQYSDAVASFEHIMSKSANVRTAYNLVLCYYAIRDADGMRNAFHKLLAVPLRVQHEDKYIAATDDISSNMLMEAIKNDKLHQMERDLKARAEKYVMTAAKLIAPAIESSFAAGFDWCVEMVKSSQYVELANDLEINKAITYLRQKDFNQAVAILKTFEKKDSRVKSAASTNLSALFFLEKDYEQAERYADLAMIADRYNPGALVNKGNTEFVKQDYAKAAEFFKEALRNDSSCTEALRNLGLTYKKLNRLEDALDCFLKLHAILRDSAEVMYQLADTYELLEDPHQAVEWLMQVISVVPNDPKALAKLGDLHDLEGDKSQALHYYCESFRLFPCNMEVIEWLAAYYVQTQLYEKAIHYFDRAILVQPTEVRWQLMVASCYRRSGNYQRALDTYKEIHRRFPENVECLRFLLRLSQDMGLLQEVDDYTSKLKKAEKMKELREQRVKSAREGSARGRREGSGGSADSGRSSSNGNKGERLGAQVMSLPASGDPYESSSPKQLDASYVDPLGPPMERPKTGAKLRPDDDDFADDDLDDELLPE
- the LOC119115449 gene encoding intraflagellar transport protein 88 homolog isoform X1, with protein sequence MLLCNTFLGICRWRFNLSEAKMENVHLAGEEDDIYSGYNDYNPTFDTEELDNDVGFQEAVRTSHGRRPPMTAKVPGTAAGGRPLPSSFGARMAMTSSIGRPMTGTVLDGASRPMSAVRAAGFTSSRTRGSAFDPLGQSRGSAPALEEKKEDLPEEKIKLLEKKVNELITESCMAQSMGNSQLALEKAKEAERKERVLVRQREQSDSAEQINIDLTYAVLLNLANQYENNEMYPEALSSYQVIVKNKMFTNAGRLKVNMANIWVKQKNYPKAIKLYRMALDHISDDYKEMRIKIMQNIGTVFVLLGQYSDAVASFEHIMSKSANVRTAYNLVLCYYAIRDADGMRNAFHKLLAVPLRVQHEDKYIAATDDISSNMLMEAIKNDKLHQMERDLKARAEKYVMTAAKLIAPAIESSFAAGFDWCVEMVKSSQYVELANDLEINKAITYLRQKDFNQAEAVAILKTFEKKDSRVKSAASTNLSALFFLEKDYEQAERYADLAMIADRYNPGALVNKGNTEFVKQDYAKAAEFFKEALRNDSSCTEALRNLGLTYKKLNRLEDALDCFLKLHAILRDSAEVMYQLADTYELLEDPHQAVEWLMQVISVVPNDPKALAKLGDLHDLEGDKSQALHYYCESFRLFPCNMEVIEWLAAYYVQTQLYEKAIHYFDRAILVQPTEVRWQLMVASCYRRSGNYQRALDTYKEIHRRFPENVECLRFLLRLSQDMGLLQEVDDYTSKLKKAEKMKELREQRVKSAREGSARGRREGSGGSADSGRSSSNGNKGERLGAQVMSLPASGDPYESSSPKQLDASYVDPLGPPMERPKTGAKLRPDDDDFADDDLDDELLPE
- the cryl1 gene encoding lambda-crystallin homolog isoform X1 translates to MKIITIIGSGLIGRSWAMVFASGGYSVKIHDNQPGQAAIALTEIKKQMMELQEVGMLRGQLSATQQLALLSSHDDLQQALQGAFFVQECVFENLKVKQNLFRNLERLVGEDVILSSSTSYLVPSAVFSSVQNRSRCLVSHPVNPPYYVKLVELVPHPDTLAATVDKTHALLTEVGQVPVRLRKEIDGFALNRVQAAIIVESWRLVQDGIISVQDIDLVMSEGLGMRYAFIGPMETIHLNAPEGLADYMRRYGDGVRRVASSFGPVPDFFAEDAKRIVSEMCQLIPNDERHLSARRERRDQLLMGLARLKKDH
- the cryl1 gene encoding lambda-crystallin homolog isoform X2, coding for MVFASGGYSVKIHDNQPGQAAIALTEIKKQMMELQEVGMLRGQLSATQQLALLSSHDDLQQALQGAFFVQECVFENLKVKQNLFRNLERLVGEDVILSSSTSYLVPSAVFSSVQNRSRCLVSHPVNPPYYVKLVELVPHPDTLAATVDKTHALLTEVGQVPVRLRKEIDGFALNRVQAAIIVESWRLVQDGIISVQDIDLVMSEGLGMRYAFIGPMETIHLNAPEGLADYMRRYGDGVRRVASSFGPVPDFFAEDAKRIVSEMCQLIPNDERHLSARRERRDQLLMGLARLKKDH